In a single window of the Bacillus mycoides genome:
- the aspS gene encoding aspartate--tRNA(Asn) ligase — MDQIMKRSLTRECTEHGGKVVLLQGWVKKIRHLGNVSFLLLRDRTGVIQCVLENELAGYKVDVESVVQIIGEIVETPKTELGVEVLAREVKVLNGAEPLPFEINKKKLQVGLDQLLNERVLSLRHERIAAVFKVKSTLVQSFSEFLIENDFTRIFTPKIVSQGAEGGANVFKLPYFQKEAYLAQSPQFYKQMMVAGGLERVFEIAPVYRAEHHNSSRHLNEYISLDVELGFIHDFHEVMQLETDVLRYMFQQVAKNCEKELQLLQIEVPVITEIPKITLAEAQEILKMKYRKESPEGDLDTEGEKLLGKYVKETYNSEFVFITHYPKEARPMYTIPNKENPTITDSFDLLYKGLEITSGAQRIHNYDMLLASFKEKGLHPEKFQSYLNTFRYGCPPHGGFGIGLERVVYKLLELTNVREASAFPRDCTRLIP; from the coding sequence AACGGGAGTTATTCAATGTGTATTAGAAAACGAGTTAGCCGGATACAAAGTTGATGTTGAAAGTGTGGTCCAAATAATTGGAGAAATAGTAGAGACACCGAAAACAGAATTAGGTGTTGAAGTACTTGCGCGTGAAGTGAAAGTATTAAATGGTGCAGAGCCACTTCCATTTGAGATAAATAAAAAGAAGCTACAAGTTGGCTTAGATCAACTGTTGAATGAGCGGGTATTATCATTAAGGCATGAGCGAATCGCGGCGGTTTTTAAAGTGAAATCTACACTCGTTCAAAGTTTTAGTGAATTCCTAATAGAGAACGATTTCACACGTATATTTACTCCGAAAATTGTCTCGCAAGGGGCAGAAGGAGGAGCGAATGTTTTTAAGCTTCCATATTTCCAAAAAGAAGCGTATTTAGCTCAATCACCACAGTTTTATAAACAAATGATGGTAGCCGGAGGACTCGAACGTGTTTTTGAAATTGCTCCTGTGTACCGGGCTGAACATCATAACTCTTCAAGACATTTAAATGAATATATATCGTTAGATGTAGAACTTGGATTTATTCATGATTTTCATGAAGTAATGCAATTAGAAACGGATGTTTTACGATATATGTTTCAACAAGTAGCAAAAAACTGTGAAAAAGAATTACAACTACTACAAATAGAAGTACCTGTCATTACAGAAATTCCTAAAATCACATTGGCAGAAGCGCAAGAAATTTTGAAAATGAAGTATCGGAAAGAATCTCCTGAAGGGGATTTAGATACAGAAGGTGAAAAGTTACTAGGGAAATATGTGAAAGAAACATATAATAGTGAATTTGTATTCATTACACATTATCCGAAAGAAGCGAGACCGATGTATACGATACCGAATAAAGAAAATCCAACTATTACTGATTCATTCGATTTATTATATAAAGGATTAGAAATTACATCAGGTGCACAGCGAATTCATAACTATGATATGTTACTTGCTTCTTTTAAAGAAAAAGGATTACATCCAGAGAAATTTCAATCTTATTTAAATACATTCCGATACGGTTGTCCACCACATGGTGGTTTTGGGATAGGATTAGAAAGGGTTGTATATAAACTTTTAGAGTTAACAAATGTCCGAGAGGCGAGTGCTTTTCCGAGAGATTGTACACGTCTTATACCATAA
- a CDS encoding lipid II flippase family protein, with amino-acid sequence MSITLIFIMAFTIVIHAVETSSYSIRLAGVRLKKIVVALSVVGMVLLISRTSNLLQAFLIGGIVDEAKRDASINLEHTIRLVLLSASIGTLLAIILYPTLTKLFGYVIQNFETDGSFIRMMKTNNIQKLKYTKKYVRFPRFEMIHRLRIGGIPKRIMLINMFATAIYTAGVLSALYASFLNPDYATNASTASGLVNGFATILLTVLLDPRIALLTERALQSENGAESMSKMYGWLMISRLLGTLLAQLLFVPGAHWILWIIELMH; translated from the coding sequence ATGTCAATTACGTTAATTTTTATAATGGCTTTCACAATTGTCATCCACGCAGTCGAAACTAGTTCTTATAGTATTCGATTAGCTGGTGTTCGTTTAAAAAAGATTGTCGTTGCCTTATCTGTCGTAGGAATGGTATTACTTATTTCAAGAACTTCCAATTTACTACAAGCCTTTTTAATTGGCGGGATTGTCGATGAAGCAAAACGAGATGCTTCTATTAATTTAGAGCATACTATACGACTTGTACTATTATCTGCTTCCATCGGTACATTACTTGCGATTATTCTTTATCCAACTTTGACAAAACTATTTGGATATGTCATTCAAAACTTTGAAACAGATGGTTCTTTCATTCGAATGATGAAAACAAATAACATTCAAAAATTAAAGTACACAAAAAAATATGTGCGCTTTCCAAGATTTGAAATGATTCATAGATTGCGTATCGGTGGTATCCCAAAGCGTATTATGCTTATTAACATGTTTGCTACTGCAATTTATACAGCAGGTGTTCTTTCTGCCCTTTATGCTTCTTTTCTAAATCCAGATTACGCAACAAATGCAAGTACAGCTTCTGGCCTTGTGAATGGTTTTGCTACAATTTTATTAACAGTGTTACTCGATCCACGTATAGCACTTTTGACAGAACGTGCTTTACAATCAGAAAATGGCGCTGAATCTATGAGTAAAATGTATGGTTGGCTAATGATTTCTAGACTTCTCGGCACCTTATTAGCACAACTTTTATTTGTACCAGGTGCTCACTGGATTTTATGGATTATTGAGCTGATGCATTAA
- a CDS encoding alpha/beta fold hydrolase → MIIKTNLIEVGKYMNIRGKKLYVETHGSPKNKPVLFLHGGPGESCYDFSFHQAERLKDSLYVIMIDQRGVCRSEVITEEETFGLCDLIEDCEELRKVLQIEKWSVIGHSFGGYLALLYASMYPNSIEKIIFEGPTFDFALTSRALLQKTGTLLKKYGKELVAEDCFAYSSNNASSEELLEAYIRLSAELEEKRMEIYNYKKDETDDSLYSDEEWEVFSNRSKIHFDRLKSEGACHTSLLSKIKDIQNPMLLIVGKHDVVTCEKQIETFNKDAQNGKHIIFEESGHTPHYEEADRFAETVIHFLN, encoded by the coding sequence ATGATCATAAAAACGAATTTGATTGAAGTTGGGAAATATATGAACATTAGAGGGAAAAAGCTATACGTTGAAACACATGGAAGTCCTAAAAATAAACCAGTATTATTTTTACACGGTGGTCCAGGTGAAAGCTGTTATGATTTTTCATTTCATCAAGCGGAACGATTAAAAGATTCCTTATATGTAATTATGATAGATCAAAGAGGTGTTTGTCGGTCAGAAGTAATTACCGAAGAAGAAACTTTTGGACTATGTGATTTAATTGAAGACTGTGAAGAACTAAGAAAAGTATTACAAATTGAGAAATGGTCTGTAATTGGACATTCTTTCGGTGGATATTTAGCGTTGTTATATGCGTCGATGTATCCAAATTCAATAGAGAAAATAATATTTGAAGGTCCGACTTTCGATTTTGCATTAACAAGTAGGGCCTTACTACAAAAGACAGGAACTTTATTAAAAAAGTATGGAAAAGAATTAGTGGCAGAAGACTGCTTTGCTTATTCATCTAATAATGCTAGTTCAGAAGAGTTGTTAGAAGCTTATATAAGATTAAGTGCTGAATTAGAAGAAAAAAGAATGGAGATTTACAATTATAAAAAAGATGAGACAGACGATAGTTTATATAGTGATGAAGAGTGGGAAGTATTTTCAAATCGCTCCAAAATCCATTTTGATAGATTAAAATCAGAGGGAGCATGTCATACGTCATTATTATCTAAAATAAAAGATATACAAAATCCAATGTTATTAATTGTAGGAAAACATGATGTAGTAACGTGTGAAAAACAAATTGAAACATTTAATAAAGATGCTCAAAATGGGAAGCATATCATATTCGAAGAGAGTGGCCATACACCACATTATGAGGAAGCTGATCGATTTGCTGAAACAGTCATTCATTTTTTGAACTAA
- a CDS encoding nucleotidyltransferase family protein: MNIKTEQDLIHLIENDEWMMNVLQLAKSLELPDWWICAGFVRSKIWDTLHNYEVRTATPDVDVIYYDPLHKDEVYEQSLEQKLMNMDATIPWSVKNQTRMHVVNGMPPYSSSVDAISKFPETATALGVSLDEQNKVLLTSPCGIEDVLSLQVKPTPHFLETKERIHMYNKRVNQKKWQSKWPNITITYPEI, encoded by the coding sequence ATGAATATAAAAACAGAGCAAGATTTAATTCACTTAATAGAAAATGACGAATGGATGATGAATGTATTACAATTGGCAAAATCACTAGAGCTACCTGATTGGTGGATTTGCGCTGGGTTTGTCCGTTCTAAAATTTGGGATACTTTACATAACTACGAAGTAAGAACGGCTACGCCAGATGTCGATGTCATTTATTATGATCCATTACATAAAGATGAGGTGTACGAACAATCATTAGAACAGAAACTAATGAATATGGATGCTACTATCCCTTGGTCAGTAAAAAATCAAACTCGCATGCATGTAGTGAATGGAATGCCGCCATACTCTTCTTCTGTTGATGCTATTTCTAAATTTCCTGAAACAGCAACCGCTCTTGGTGTTTCTTTGGACGAACAAAACAAAGTCCTATTAACATCCCCATGCGGAATAGAAGATGTACTTTCATTACAAGTGAAACCTACACCTCATTTTCTTGAAACGAAAGAACGAATACATATGTACAACAAAAGAGTTAATCAAAAGAAATGGCAAAGTAAATGGCCTAATATTACAATCACTTATCCAGAAATTTAA
- a CDS encoding sodium-dependent transporter produces the protein MKQTEQWTSKLGFIMAAAGSAIGLGAIWKFPYIAGKSGGGAFFLIFILFTVLIGLPLLIAEFMIGRSTQKQAVGAFKSIAPNTGWHWIGRLGVGTCFILLSFYSVVGGWVLIYLFRGVTGQLITPGQNYGSLFTETIGNPVWAITGHFAFMFITIWVVSKGVQNGIEKASKYMLPALFVLFVALIIRSLTLDNAMQGVKFFLQPDFSKITSESILFAMGQSFFAISIGISIMVTYSSYLNKKESLPKSAVTIVGLNLFVSLFAGLAIFPAVFSLGMEPTEGPGLLFIVLPSVFSQIPFGGLFLTVFLALFTFATLTSAFSLLETVVSALANGEQERRAKLSWIIGFCIFLVGIPSALSFGVWSDITIFGKNIFDAVDFLSSNILMPLGALFISIFVSFKMEKKVLEAEFFVGGNYGKKVFTCWAFLLRFVAPLAIIIVFLNVIGII, from the coding sequence ATGAAACAGACGGAGCAATGGACTTCGAAATTAGGTTTTATAATGGCAGCAGCAGGATCAGCAATTGGACTTGGCGCAATATGGAAATTTCCTTATATCGCTGGGAAGAGCGGGGGAGGAGCATTCTTTTTAATTTTTATATTATTTACTGTATTAATTGGACTACCGCTACTTATAGCTGAATTTATGATTGGACGCAGTACACAGAAACAAGCAGTTGGAGCATTTAAAAGTATCGCACCAAATACAGGATGGCACTGGATTGGGCGTCTTGGGGTTGGGACTTGTTTTATATTACTTTCATTTTATAGTGTTGTAGGTGGCTGGGTACTAATTTATTTATTCAGAGGAGTAACTGGACAACTTATTACTCCGGGACAAAATTACGGTTCGTTATTTACTGAAACAATTGGAAATCCGGTTTGGGCTATTACTGGACATTTCGCTTTTATGTTCATTACGATATGGGTTGTATCAAAAGGTGTACAAAACGGAATTGAAAAAGCAAGTAAATATATGCTACCAGCATTGTTCGTTTTATTTGTCGCCCTTATTATTCGTTCATTAACACTGGATAATGCAATGCAAGGTGTGAAGTTTTTCTTACAACCAGATTTCTCGAAGATTACTTCAGAAAGTATTTTATTCGCAATGGGCCAATCATTCTTTGCGATTAGCATAGGGATTTCGATTATGGTTACGTATAGCTCGTATTTAAATAAAAAAGAAAGTTTACCAAAATCAGCAGTTACGATTGTTGGGTTAAATTTATTTGTTTCTTTATTTGCGGGTCTTGCTATTTTCCCAGCAGTATTTTCGTTAGGCATGGAGCCGACAGAAGGGCCAGGCTTACTATTTATCGTATTACCATCTGTATTTAGTCAAATTCCATTCGGAGGATTGTTCTTAACTGTATTTCTTGCGCTATTTACATTTGCCACATTAACCTCGGCATTTTCTCTACTAGAGACGGTTGTTTCAGCATTAGCAAATGGTGAACAAGAAAGAAGAGCTAAACTTTCATGGATCATCGGTTTCTGCATTTTCCTAGTAGGTATACCATCGGCCTTATCATTTGGAGTATGGAGTGATATTACGATTTTTGGGAAGAATATTTTTGATGCAGTAGACTTCTTATCTAGTAATATATTAATGCCGCTTGGAGCGCTATTCATTAGTATTTTCGTATCATTCAAGATGGAAAAGAAAGTGCTAGAAGCTGAATTTTTTGTAGGTGGAAATTACGGAAAGAAAGTATTTACTTGCTGGGCATTTTTACTTCGGTTTGTAGCACCACTTGCAATAATTATTGTCTTTTTAAATGTAATAGGGATTATTTAA
- a CDS encoding GntP family permease: MELVIILLALSLLMFVAYRGFSVILFAPIFALFAVFLTEPSFVLPFFSNIFMEKMVGFIKLYFPVFLLGAIFGKVVEMSGIADSIAKTIVELVGEKRTILAIVLMGAILTYSGVSVYVVVFAIFPFAAKLFRQANIPKRLIPGTIVLGAVTFTMDALPGSPQIQNVIPTTFFKTDIYAAPILGIVGAIFVLTLGLLYLESRRKKAKAAGEGYFGFNDGNTEMAASLELEQKEIPLLNSLEITRAQQLIAFIPLILVGVMNKVFTIMIPKWYPNGFDFSAIGMKAFGKVELSAVVGIWSVELALIIGILTTLLLYWKRVVTGFQAGLNTSIGGALLATMNTGAEFGFGGVIAALPGFAIMRDGISATFTNPLVNGAVTTNILAGITGSASGGMGIVLSAMGDKFIAAANQFDIPLEVMHRIVSMASGGMDTLPHNGAIITILTVTGLTHKQSYKDIFAITVLKTLAVFLVIAFYTITGIY; this comes from the coding sequence TTGGAGCTAGTTATTATATTATTAGCACTTAGCTTACTTATGTTTGTAGCGTATAGAGGGTTTTCTGTTATTTTATTTGCACCGATTTTTGCATTATTTGCGGTATTTTTGACAGAACCTAGTTTTGTATTACCTTTCTTTTCTAATATTTTTATGGAGAAAATGGTAGGGTTTATTAAACTATATTTCCCGGTGTTTTTACTTGGAGCAATTTTTGGGAAAGTAGTAGAAATGTCAGGAATTGCTGATTCTATTGCAAAGACGATTGTAGAGTTGGTTGGAGAAAAACGTACGATTTTAGCGATTGTTTTAATGGGTGCTATTTTAACGTATAGTGGTGTTAGTGTATATGTAGTGGTATTTGCTATATTTCCGTTTGCAGCTAAGCTTTTTCGCCAAGCTAATATTCCAAAGCGCTTAATACCTGGAACGATTGTCCTTGGAGCAGTAACATTTACAATGGATGCGCTTCCTGGATCACCACAAATTCAAAATGTAATACCTACAACATTTTTTAAAACGGACATTTATGCTGCACCGATACTTGGTATTGTAGGGGCAATTTTTGTTCTCACGTTAGGTTTATTATATTTAGAGAGTAGGCGTAAGAAGGCAAAAGCAGCAGGTGAAGGGTATTTTGGTTTTAACGATGGGAATACTGAAATGGCAGCATCTTTGGAATTAGAGCAGAAAGAAATACCGCTGTTAAATAGTTTAGAAATTACGAGGGCACAACAACTTATTGCTTTTATACCACTTATTTTAGTAGGTGTAATGAATAAAGTGTTTACTATTATGATACCGAAGTGGTATCCGAACGGTTTTGACTTTTCAGCAATTGGTATGAAAGCATTTGGAAAAGTAGAATTGAGTGCGGTAGTTGGAATATGGTCTGTAGAATTGGCACTTATAATAGGAATTTTAACAACTCTTTTATTATATTGGAAACGGGTAGTAACAGGATTTCAAGCTGGATTGAATACAAGTATTGGTGGTGCGCTACTTGCAACAATGAATACAGGAGCAGAATTTGGTTTTGGTGGTGTCATTGCAGCACTTCCAGGCTTTGCAATTATGAGAGACGGCATTTCTGCAACGTTCACAAATCCTTTAGTGAATGGAGCGGTAACGACGAATATTTTAGCCGGTATTACAGGTTCTGCATCAGGAGGAATGGGGATTGTTTTAAGTGCGATGGGTGATAAATTTATTGCAGCAGCAAATCAATTTGATATTCCATTAGAAGTTATGCACCGTATCGTATCAATGGCATCAGGAGGAATGGATACATTACCACATAACGGGGCTATTATTACTATTCTTACAGTAACAGGTTTAACACATAAACAGTCATATAAAGATATATTTGCTATTACAGTTTTGAAAAC
- a CDS encoding HAD family hydrolase, whose translation MYTTFLFDLDGTVTDPKKGIVNSVLYALEKVGIEELHVSELDSFIGPPIQQSFVERYNMNEGEVERAVFYFREYLKQRGLLENSVYEGIPNLLKQLKDTGNRLFIATSKPTIFARQVIEHFQLTNYFEDIIGSNLNGTRIKKEEIIAHILQQNEGLNKEEVVMIGDRKHDIIGANHNGIASIGVLYGYGSENELIEVSATHIAKDIEELHHFCIENGLIKNKNRD comes from the coding sequence ATGTATACAACATTTTTATTTGATTTAGATGGAACAGTAACGGATCCTAAAAAGGGGATTGTAAATTCAGTTTTGTACGCGTTAGAAAAGGTTGGAATTGAAGAATTACATGTAAGTGAGTTAGATTCATTTATTGGTCCTCCTATTCAGCAATCATTCGTAGAGAGATATAATATGAATGAAGGAGAAGTTGAACGAGCTGTTTTTTATTTCAGGGAGTATTTAAAGCAACGTGGGTTGTTGGAGAATAGTGTATACGAGGGTATTCCAAATCTCCTAAAACAATTAAAAGATACCGGAAATCGTTTATTTATAGCTACTTCAAAGCCTACTATTTTTGCTAGACAAGTAATAGAGCATTTTCAACTAACGAATTATTTTGAAGATATCATTGGAAGTAATTTAAATGGAACGAGAATAAAAAAAGAAGAAATAATTGCTCATATTTTACAACAGAATGAAGGACTTAATAAAGAGGAAGTTGTCATGATTGGAGATAGAAAGCACGATATAATAGGTGCAAATCATAATGGAATTGCTTCAATTGGTGTTTTATATGGCTATGGTAGTGAAAATGAGTTGATTGAAGTTAGTGCGACTCATATAGCGAAGGATATAGAAGAACTACACCATTTTTGTATAGAAAATGGTTTAATAAAAAATAAAAATAGAGACTAA